CGGTGCTATTACCGATAAAAAGTGCGGCCCTTTTAATTAAGGAAACCAAGCCTGTTAATTCTAAACCCAAGGCATTAATCGCCTTTTGCTTCATCAAAGAATTTATGCTTTCAACAAGCTGCCTTTCATTGTTGCTTCCAATAAGAATTACCTTTACATTCATTTGCTCGATTAATTGATCGCTTACCTGAGCAAAGGCGTCTTTTCTCCAACGCATATAATCCTGACGCGCACCCGGATGGACAACAACAAGACGGTCATTTGCGCCAAGAGAATATTCGCTTAAAAAATCCTGAGCAAGCTCCTCTCCTTCTCTTGTCACAGAAACTTCTATATCAGTGTTCGTGGTTTTACATCCGGCTAATTCTACAACCTCTAAGGCAGACCTGATTTCATGGCGTATTCGCACATTACGATCATCAACTAACTTTTGAGTTAAGAAAAAGGCTCCTCCCCAGCCAGAATACCCCAAACGATACTTAGCACCGCTTAAGAAAGTAAGTTGGTTCTGTCTTAACCCCGGATGTAAGGCAATAGCCAAATCAAATTCATTTGGAATCTTATTTTCCTCAACGGTTAAAACTTTATTTACATTTTCGTTATTAATTACAAGGTCCTTAGTATATTTACTAACGAGAAGAGAAATCTCCGATTCAGGAAAAGTTTCCCTTACAGCCCTAATCGCCGGAGTAGATAAAACTAAATCTCCAATCCTGTCTATTCGGATAATAAGTATCTTCCTGATGCCTTCTTTTACAAATGCTGCCGGTGCAGGGAGCAAATGAGTAAGGCGTAAAAGAAAAAAAACAGCTCCTCCTGCAAGATCTAAGAAGTAAAAGCCTATTCTTCTTAATCGCCTAAAGATATTTTTAATCCATGCCGGGCTAATTTTCTTAATACACGTGCGCATAAATAAAGCCTTTTTATATTAAATTCTTTACTTTCTGTACAATATTCTTCCAATCAAATTCTTCAACCGAAGAATCCCAATCTTTCTGCCAAACCAAAGCCCTTGCCTTTATTATCGCCTGAGCCCAAGTCCGCGCGCTTTCATCTGCGAAAATTACATTTGGTAAATTTAAAGATGTCATCTCCCTAAGAGGAGTACAAACAACAAATTTCCTCACTGCGGTATATTCAATCAGCTTAATATGAAACGCCATATCCTGAAAAAGACATTTTCTGTGAGGAAGAAGGCCTAAATTTAACAATTTAAAATAAGGATCAACATCATAAACCCCGCCGGTAAAAATAATATTCTCTTTAGCATATTTTTTCCGTAAATCATGGATGTTCCCGGATAACCCAACCCATAACAAAACCGCATCGGGCATCTCGGATTCAATTTGATGAAATGCCTCTACAGCTAAATCGACATTCACCCACTCTCCAATATGCCCTATATAGCCAATTACCCACTTACCAAAAAGATTATGTTCCTGCCGAATCTTTTCTACTTCTGCATCATTAACTAAACGTAATCTTTCAATTTCTGCGCCATTCGGCACAAAGATTGCTTCTTTGGAAAATCTATCACGGACATAATTTTTTAACCCCCCTGAGCAAACAGTAACTATATCCGCTTTCTTTATTTCTTCAGCTGTCTGTTTGTAAACAAAACGATCAAAATAATTATTAGTTTCTTCAACAGGTAAATCTGCTACGTCAAAGATGTATTTAAAATCTCTTTTTTTATTGATGTTAAACATATAGAAAGAGCCGTTTATCAGAATATCGGGCTTTACACTGCTGATTGCCTTTTTAAGCCAGTGCGAATTCAAGAAAGCTGCAAGTTTAAGAGGACGGTGGAGGATAGGAAACTCAATGACATTAATATTGTCCTTCTTGTAAGATTTAGCAGTTGCAAAAGCATCCTTCAAAGCTGAAGTTATCCTTTCCCAAATGGAATGTGTTTCCTGGGCCACTGTCCAGTTTACTAAATATACTTCGTAATCCTGCGAAAGCGCTTTGGCTATTTCAATTAGCCTGATTTTTATTTTTTCAAGCCCCGGATGATGCGGTATTATTAAAATTTTTTTCATTTTAAATTCTTTGATATTATGCCCATTATTTCAGCTGACCTTATTCCCCATGAATTTTGACTTGCTTTTTCTTTGCGTAAATTCTGTAAAGTAACGTTATCCTCGTTTAAAGAGCTCTTAACAAGATTAATAAATTCTTCGTTAGACCGAGAGACTTTTAACAAATCACCGAAT
This region of Candidatus Omnitrophota bacterium genomic DNA includes:
- a CDS encoding glycosyltransferase family 9 protein, producing MRTCIKKISPAWIKNIFRRLRRIGFYFLDLAGGAVFFLLRLTHLLPAPAAFVKEGIRKILIIRIDRIGDLVLSTPAIRAVRETFPESEISLLVSKYTKDLVINNENVNKVLTVEENKIPNEFDLAIALHPGLRQNQLTFLSGAKYRLGYSGWGGAFFLTQKLVDDRNVRIRHEIRSALEVVELAGCKTTNTDIEVSVTREGEELAQDFLSEYSLGANDRLVVVHPGARQDYMRWRKDAFAQVSDQLIEQMNVKVILIGSNNERQLVESINSLMKQKAINALGLELTGLVSLIKRAALFIGNSTGPMHIASALKVPVVAIFGSSHPLDSYKTWGPQGENSVIITKNIGCPSCLPADCRRFECMDLITAEEVFSAAKGLLERF
- a CDS encoding glycosyltransferase, which codes for MKKILIIPHHPGLEKIKIRLIEIAKALSQDYEVYLVNWTVAQETHSIWERITSALKDAFATAKSYKKDNINVIEFPILHRPLKLAAFLNSHWLKKAISSVKPDILINGSFYMFNINKKRDFKYIFDVADLPVEETNNYFDRFVYKQTAEEIKKADIVTVCSGGLKNYVRDRFSKEAIFVPNGAEIERLRLVNDAEVEKIRQEHNLFGKWVIGYIGHIGEWVNVDLAVEAFHQIESEMPDAVLLWVGLSGNIHDLRKKYAKENIIFTGGVYDVDPYFKLLNLGLLPHRKCLFQDMAFHIKLIEYTAVRKFVVCTPLREMTSLNLPNVIFADESARTWAQAIIKARALVWQKDWDSSVEEFDWKNIVQKVKNLI